In Raphanus sativus cultivar WK10039 chromosome 5, ASM80110v3, whole genome shotgun sequence, the following proteins share a genomic window:
- the LOC108863558 gene encoding aquaporin PIP2-1 — protein MAKDVEAVSGEGFQTRDYQDPPPAPLFDPEELTKWSFYRAVIAEFVATLLFLYITVLTVIGYKIETDSTAGGVDCGGVGILGIAWAFGGMIFILVYCTAGISGGHINPAVTFGLLLARKVSLVRAILYMVAQCLGAICGVGFVKAFQSAYYVRYGGGANSLADGYSTGTGLAAEIIGTFVLVYTVFSATDPKRSARDSHVPVLAPLPIGFAVFMVHLATIPITGTGINPARSFGAAVIFNESKPWDDHWIFWVGPFIGAAIAAFYHQFVLRASGSKSLGSFRSAANV, from the exons ATGGCGAAGGACGTGGAAGCCGTTTCCGGAGAAGGTTTTCAGACAAGAGACTATCAAGATCCACCCCCGGCGCCTCTATTTGATCCGGAGGAGCTGACCAAGTGGTCTTTTTACAGAGCAGTCATTGCCGAGTTCGTTGCTACTCTCCTCTTCTTGTACATCACCGTTTTGACAGTCATCGGTTACAAGATTGAGACCGATAGTACTGCCGGCGGCGTTGACTGCGGTGGAGTTGGTATCCTAGGTATCGCTTGGGCTTTTGGTGGCATGATCTTCATCCTTGTTTACTGCACCGCCGGTATCTCTG GTGGTCACATTAACCCGGCAGTGACATTTGGGCTACTCTTGGCACGTAAAGTGTCGTTGGTTAGAGCCATATTGTACATGGTGGCTCAGTGTTTGGGTGCGATATGTGGAGTTGGGTTCGTCAAAGCCTTCCAAAGCGCTTACTACGTCCGTTACGGCGGTGGAGCCAACTCTCTAGCCGACGGCTACAGCACAGGAACAGGCCTAGCTGCAGAGATCATTGGTACTTTCGTTCTTGTCTACACCGTCTTCTCCGCCACTGACCCTAAACGCAGTGCCAGAGACTCCCACGTTCCA GTGTTGGCGCCACTTCCAATTGGATTTGCGGTGTTCATGGTGCACTTGGCTACCATTCCCATCACCGGAACTGGTATTAACCCGGCAAGGAGTTTCGGAGCAGCCGTCATCTTCAACGAGAGCAAGCCCTGGGATGACCAC TGGATATTTTGGGTGGGACCATTTATTGGAGCTGCGATAGCTGCATTCTACCATCAGTTCGTTCTGAGGGCTTCAGGTTCCAAGTCTCTCGGATCTTTCAGAAGTGCTGCAAACGTCTAA
- the LOC108856641 gene encoding 29 kDa ribonucleoprotein, chloroplastic, translated as MSASASSVSLSSFNPKSLPLCVSRSASILPPSLSFKLHSIFASSAAVRCSSPAQHSSRFARNVAVSSDFEVEEENMFTDGDDDSSPPPPRGGSSFSADLKLFVGNLSFDVDSAQLAQLFESAGTVEMVEVIYDKVTGRSRGFGFVTMSTASEVEAAAQQFNGYELEGRALRVNAGPPPPKREESFSRGPRSGGYGSERGGGYGSERSGYGSQRSGRSGYGSERSSYGSERSSYGSGSGSGSGSSDRVYVGNLSWGVDDTALESLFSEQGKVVEARVIYDRDTGRSKGFGFVTLGSPQEVTRAINSLNGADLDGRQIRVSEAEARPPRRQF; from the exons ATGTCTGCCTCCGCTTCCTCCGTTTCTCTATCTTCCTTCAACCCTAAATCTCTCCCTCTCTGCGTCTCCCGCTCCGCCTCCATCCTCCCACCTTCCCTCTCCTTCAAACTCCACTCCATCTTCGCTTCCTCCGCCGCCGTCAGATGCTCCTCCCCCGCCCAACACTCCTCTCGTTTCGCCCGAAACGTCGCCGTATCGTCGGATTTCGAGGTTGAGGAGGAAAACATGTTCACCGACGGCGACGACGATTCCTCTCCCCCGCCTCCGCGTGGCGGAAGCTCATTCTCCGCTGACCTGAAACTCTTCGTCGGTAACCTTTCTTTCGATGTGGATAGCGCTCAGCTCGCTCAGTTGTTTGAGAGCGCCGGCACTGTTGAGATGGTTGAG GTAATATATGACAAAGTTACTGGCAGAAGCAGAGGGTTTGGATTTGTGACCATGTCCACTGCATCTGAAGTTGAGGCAGCTGCTCAGCAGTTTAATGGCTAT GAACTTGAAGGCAGAGCTTTGAGGGTTAACGCTGGACCTCCTCCACCTAAGAGAGAGGAATCCTTCTCCAGAGGACCAAGAAGCGGTGGTTACGGTTCAGAACGTGGTGGTGGTTACGGTTCCGAACGTTCCGGCTACGGGTCTCAGCGTTCAGGACGTTCTGGTTACGGGTCCGAGCGCTCCAGCTACGGGTCCGAGCGTTCAAGCTACGGTTCTGGGTCAGGTTCAGGGTCAGGTTCGTCAGACCGTGTTTATGTGGGTAACCTTTCGTGGGGTGTGGATGACACGGCGCTTGAGAGCTTGTTCAGCGAGCAAGGAAAGGTTGTTGAGGCCAGGGTCATTTACGACAGGGACACTGGTCGATCAAAGGGTTTTGGGTTTGTGACGCTCGGCTCTCCTCAAGAGGTCACGAGAGCCATCAACTCTTTGAATGGCGCA gatttggATGGAAGACAGATTAGAGTCTCGGAGGCTGAGGCTAGGCCACCAAGGCGCCAGTTTTGA
- the LOC108863324 gene encoding serine/arginine-rich splicing factor RS2Z32 isoform X1, which yields MPRFDDRYGNTRLYVGRLSSRTRSRDLERLFSRYGRVRDVDMKRDYAFVEFSDPRDADDARYYLDGRDFDGSRITVEASRGVSLFAPRGSRDGGSRGPPPGSGRCFNCGVDGHWARDCTAGDWKNKCYRCGERGHIERNCKNSPSPKKARRGGSYSRSPVKSRSPRRRRSPSRSRSYSRGRSYSRSRSPVRRERSVEDRSLSPKAMERSVSPIGKDQSLSPERRAVDASPKLEKQVGSDYEASPRENGNGKNSASPIAGGEESPAQDRSPIDDEPELNRSSPKGSESP from the exons ATGCCTCGATTTGATGATCGATATGGAAACACTCGCCTCTACGTTGGCCGTTTGTCATCTAGAACTCGCAGCAGGGATCTTGAGCGTCTTTTCAGCAGATACGGAAG AGTACGGGATGTTGATATGAAGCGCGACTACGCCTTTGTT GAATTTAGCGATCCTCGTGATGCTGATGACGCAAGATACTACTTAGATGGACGAGACTTCGATGGAAGTCGCATCACTGTCGAGGCTTCCAGAGGGGTTAGTTTGTTT GCTCCTCGTGGTTCTCGGGACGGTGGCAGCAGAGGTCCTCCTCCTGGTTCTGGTCGCTGTTTTAACTGTGGTGTTGATGGTCATTGGGCTAGAGACTGCACAGCAGGTGACTGGAAGAACAAATGTTACCGATGTGGTGAAAGAGGACACATTGAGAGAAACTGCAAGAACAGTCCTAGTCCTAAGAAGGCCAG GCGTGGTGGAAGCTACTCCAGGTCACCAGTTAAATCCCGCTCCCCTCGCCGCAGAAGAAGCCCAAGCCGTAGCCGTAGTTACAGCCGTGGTCGTAGCTACAG CCGTTCACGATCGCCagtgagaagagagagaagcgTGGAGGATAGATCACTCAGTCCCAAGGCAATGGAGCGATCCGTATCTCCCATAGGCAAAGACCAAAGCCTTAGTCCAGAGCGAAGAGCCGTAGATGCAAGCCCAAAACTAGAAAAGCAAGTTGGGTCGGACTATGAAGCCAGCCCAAGGGAGAATGGTAATGGCAAGAACTCTGCGAGTCCTATTGCGGGAGGTGAAGAAAGTCCTGCTCAAGACAGGAGCCCCATTGATGATGAGCCTGAGCTTAACCGTTCTTCCCCTAAAGGCAGCGAGTCACCGTGA
- the LOC108863324 gene encoding serine/arginine-rich splicing factor RS2Z32 isoform X2 gives MPRFDDRYGNTRLYVGRLSSRTRSRDLERLFSRYGRVRDVDMKRDYAFVEFSDPRDADDARYYLDGRDFDGSRITVEASRGAPRGSRDGGSRGPPPGSGRCFNCGVDGHWARDCTAGDWKNKCYRCGERGHIERNCKNSPSPKKARRGGSYSRSPVKSRSPRRRRSPSRSRSYSRGRSYSRSRSPVRRERSVEDRSLSPKAMERSVSPIGKDQSLSPERRAVDASPKLEKQVGSDYEASPRENGNGKNSASPIAGGEESPAQDRSPIDDEPELNRSSPKGSESP, from the exons ATGCCTCGATTTGATGATCGATATGGAAACACTCGCCTCTACGTTGGCCGTTTGTCATCTAGAACTCGCAGCAGGGATCTTGAGCGTCTTTTCAGCAGATACGGAAG AGTACGGGATGTTGATATGAAGCGCGACTACGCCTTTGTT GAATTTAGCGATCCTCGTGATGCTGATGACGCAAGATACTACTTAGATGGACGAGACTTCGATGGAAGTCGCATCACTGTCGAGGCTTCCAGAGGG GCTCCTCGTGGTTCTCGGGACGGTGGCAGCAGAGGTCCTCCTCCTGGTTCTGGTCGCTGTTTTAACTGTGGTGTTGATGGTCATTGGGCTAGAGACTGCACAGCAGGTGACTGGAAGAACAAATGTTACCGATGTGGTGAAAGAGGACACATTGAGAGAAACTGCAAGAACAGTCCTAGTCCTAAGAAGGCCAG GCGTGGTGGAAGCTACTCCAGGTCACCAGTTAAATCCCGCTCCCCTCGCCGCAGAAGAAGCCCAAGCCGTAGCCGTAGTTACAGCCGTGGTCGTAGCTACAG CCGTTCACGATCGCCagtgagaagagagagaagcgTGGAGGATAGATCACTCAGTCCCAAGGCAATGGAGCGATCCGTATCTCCCATAGGCAAAGACCAAAGCCTTAGTCCAGAGCGAAGAGCCGTAGATGCAAGCCCAAAACTAGAAAAGCAAGTTGGGTCGGACTATGAAGCCAGCCCAAGGGAGAATGGTAATGGCAAGAACTCTGCGAGTCCTATTGCGGGAGGTGAAGAAAGTCCTGCTCAAGACAGGAGCCCCATTGATGATGAGCCTGAGCTTAACCGTTCTTCCCCTAAAGGCAGCGAGTCACCGTGA
- the LOC108863326 gene encoding uncharacterized protein LOC108863326, giving the protein MDISVRISSVLRSSNLCLISPRSSSSSRFLCSKRTPDESPKNDNGDNRSSRDWDKAWKSFKKQSKKTFFSQFNVDKYVTWNPPRSEFPLSEEVDPIKRTERSNLMLWTSPKFTLVGAIVIVSFLLLYTILAPVK; this is encoded by the exons ATGGACATTTCTGTTCGAATCTCCTCCGTCTTAAGATCATCTAATCTCTGTCTGATTTCCCCTagatcatcatcttcctctaGATTCCTCTGCTCCAAAAGAACCCCCGACGAATCTCCCAAAAACGACAACG GTGATAATAGATCGTCGAGGGACTGGGACAAAGCGTGGAAGAGTTTCAAGAAACAGAGCAAGAAGACGTTCTTCTCTCAGTTCAACGTCGACAAGTACGTGACGTGGAATCCTCCGagatcggagtttccgttgtcGGAAGAAGTTGATCCAATCAAAAGAACAGAGAGATCTAATCTCATGCTTTGGACAAGTCCAAAGTTCACACTAGTCGGAGCCATCGTCATTGTCTCTTTCCTCCTTCTCTACACCATCCTTGCTCCTGTCAagtaa
- the LOC108856703 gene encoding cytokinin riboside 5'-monophosphate phosphoribohydrolase LOG4, translated as MECNTETIIKKSKFGRICVFCGSSQGNKSSYQDAAIDLGNELVSRNIDLVYGGGSIGLMGFVSQAVHDGGRHVIGVIPKTLMPRELTGETIGEVRAVADMHQRKAEMARHSDAFIALPGGYGTLEELLEVITWAQLGIHDKPVGLLNVDGYYDSLLSFIDKAVEEGFISPNARQIIISAPTAKELVKKLEEYSPCHESVASKICWEIERIGYSSED; from the exons ATGGAGTGTAACAcagaaacaataataaaaaagtcgAAGTTTGGGAGAATATGTGTGTTCTGTGGAAGCAGCCAAGGCAACAAGAGTAGTTACCAAGATGCTGCTATTGATCTTGGCAACGAACTG GTTTCAAGGAACATTGATCTGGTCTACGGAGGTGGAAGCATAGGTTTGATGGGTTTTGTTTCACAAGCTGTTCATGATGGTGGTCGGCATGTTATTGG AGTTATTCCCAAGACACTTATGCCTAGAGAG TTAACCGGTGAAACAATAGGAGAAGTAAGAGCAGTTGCAGATATGCATCAAAGGAAAGCAGAGATGGCTAGACACTCTGATGCTTTTATTGCCTTACCAG GAGGATATGGAACACTTGAAGAACTGTTGGAGGTCATAACATGGGCTCAACTTGGGATACATGACAAACCG GTGGGTTTGCTTAATGTTGATGGATACTACGACTCTTTGCTCTCCTTCATTGATAAAGCTGTTGAAGAAGGATTCATCAGTCCAAACGCACGCCAGATTATAATCTCTGCACCTACCGCTAAGGAGCTTGTAAAGAAACTTGAG GAATATTCGCCTTGCCATGAGAGTGTTGCGTCAAAGATTTGCTGGGAGATCGAGCGGATTGGCTACTCTTCTGAAGACTGA
- the LOC108857011 gene encoding 60S ribosomal protein L12-2, whose product MPPKLDPTAIVDVYVRVTGGEVGAASSLAPKIGPLGLAPKKIGEDIAKETAKEWKGLRVTVKLTVQNRQAKVTVVPSAAALVIKALKEPERDRKKVKNIKHNGNISFDDVIEIARIMRPRSIAKELSGTVREILGTCVSVGCTVDGKDPKDLQQEIQEGEIEIPEN is encoded by the coding sequence ATGCCGCCCAAGTTGGACCCGACCGCGATCGTCGACGTCTACGTCCGCGTAACCGGAGGAGAAGTCGGAGCCGCCAGCTCCCTCGCCCCCAAGATCGGTCCCCTCGGTCTCGCCCCCAAGAAGATCGGAGAAGACATCGCCAAGGAGACGGCCAAAGAGTGGAAAGGCCTCCGCGTCACCGTCAAGCTAACGGTACAGAACCGTCAGGCCAAGGTCACGGTGGTCCCTTCCGCCGCGGCGCTCGTCATCAAGGCCCTGAAGGAGCCAGAGAGGGACCGCAAGAAGGTGAAGAACATCAAGCACAACGGGAACATTTCGTTTGACGATGTGATCGAGATCGCGAGGATCATGAGGCCGAGGTCTATCGCCAAGGAGCTGAGCGGGACCGTGAGGGAGATTCTCGGGACGTGTGTGTCTGTTGGGTGCACTGTTGATGGGAAGGATCCTAAGGATCTTCAGCAGGAGATTCAGGAGGGTGAGATTGAGATCCCTGAGAACTGA
- the LOC108856701 gene encoding uncharacterized protein LOC108856701, which translates to MSRKKSPVVSPQPASTSVLRRSARLVSQRSQGKPAKDPGFVSEPPPPKRKTRRELRPEAEKSPGGSLRRSLRVSKRGVSDAAGKEKSPPFSSAKPPASTPSSCSLTLRRSPRFSSGGVGGGSLFNLPSGNSVVLSSCSKTSTKQVSLKKDGVRSSRSRPRSKTKQMSSNDGEEGVSVRLSEEKGNGVRSSRTRPCPNTKQICIDCDCYDHDDEEGVSLCLGEVKRMKLSNENDNEGMRIIDKEEGLKKTKNERGGWTEELELALQGAYLTAKPSPHFWKNVSKLVPGKSAQECFDRVNADLITPRQTQPRSRAKKSDLSPIPRFSLSASKLLKPISPTKAKIRQRKGNLSKKAIRHLVEKQNHMDQGLGFDLFSVLEPGAASSFLSTPTEKGKSLPRIIESPVMPGSSKDQANLVSPPVLKQVKNKALHEKYIDHLHVREAKRKAEYNRLVGKENVRPVDNQTNVRAAKDALYFDVQDAVQKLKGLETENSSSSSEFCYGLGETDEEDESI; encoded by the coding sequence ATGTCGAGGAAAAAATCTCCCGTCGTCTCGCCGCAACCCGCTTCTACATCGGTTCTTCGCCGATCGGCGAGGCTCGTCTCTCAGCGTAGCCAAGGGAAACCCGCGAAAGATCCGGGCTTTGTCTCGGAACCACCACCGCCGAAGAGGAAAACCCGCCGCGAACTCAGACCAGAAGCCGAGAAATCACCAGGAGGATCGCTGAGGCGATCTCTTAGGGTTTCGAAAAGAGGGGTTTCCGACGCCGCCGGCAAAGAAAAGTCTCCACCTTTTAGCTCCGCGAAGCCTCCTGCATCTACCCCATCCTCTTGCTCTCTCACTCTGAGACGCTCTCCTAGGTTCTCCAGTGGTGGTGTTGGTGGAGGATCTCTGTTTAATCTTCCATCAGGTAACAGTGTTGTTTTGAGTAGTTGTAGTAAGACTAGTACCAAACAAGTTTCATTGAAGAAAGATGGTGTCAGATCTAGTAGAAGTCGTCCACGTTCAAAGACTAAGCAGATGTCTAGTAATGATGGAGAAGAAGGTGTTAGTGTTCGTCTTAGTGAGGAGAAAGGAAACGGTGTGAGATCTAGTAGAACTCGTCCTTGTCCAAATACTAAGCAGATATGTATTGATTGTGATTGTTATGAtcatgatgatgaagaaggagTTAGTCTCTGCCTTGGTGAGGTGAAAAGGATGAAACTTTCAAACGAAAACGATAATGAAGGGATGAGAATAATTGACAAGGAAGAAGGattgaagaagacaaagaacgAGAGAGGAGGATGGACGGAGGAGCTCGAGTTAGCTTTACAGGGAGCTTATCTCACTGCGAAGCCAAGTCCTCACTTCTGGAAAAACGTTTCCAAGTTGGTCCCCGGAAAATCTGCTCAGGAGTGTTTCGACAGAGTGAACGCAGATCTCATCACTCCTCGGCAAACTCAGCCCCGGTCAAGAGCCAAGAAGTCTGACCTATCACCAATCCCTCGTTTCTCGCTATCTGCAAGCAAACTACTGAAACCCATTTCGCCGACAAAGGCTAAGATACGTCAGAGAAAAGGCAATCTCTCTAAGAAAGCGATCAGGCATCTAGTGGAGAAGCAGAATCATATGGATCAAGGTCTTGGTTTTGATCTCTTCTCAGTTCTCGAGCCTGGCGCCGCAAGCAGCTTCCTCTCGACTCCAACGGAGAAAGGGAAAAGTCTTCCGAGGATCATTGAAAGTCCAGTAATGCCTGGCTCAAGTAAAGATCAAGCAAATCTCGTTAGCCCTCCGGTGCTGAAACAGGTGAAGAACAAGGCGTTGCATGAGAAGTATATTGATCATCTGCATGTGAGGGAAGCTAAAAGAAAAGCAGAGTATAATCGACTGGTTGGGAAAGAGAACGTTAGACCTGTGGATAATCAGACGAACGTGAGAGCAGCTAAAGATGCTCTTTACTTTGATGTACAAGATGCAGTTCAGAAGCTTAAGGGTTTAGAGACTGAGAACTCATCTAGTTCTTCAGAGTTCTGCTATGGTCTTGGTGAAACTGACGAAGAAGATGAATCAATCTAA
- the LOC108863324 gene encoding serine/arginine-rich splicing factor RS2Z32 isoform X3, translating into MKRDYAFVEFSDPRDADDARYYLDGRDFDGSRITVEASRGVSLFAPRGSRDGGSRGPPPGSGRCFNCGVDGHWARDCTAGDWKNKCYRCGERGHIERNCKNSPSPKKARRGGSYSRSPVKSRSPRRRRSPSRSRSYSRGRSYSRSRSPVRRERSVEDRSLSPKAMERSVSPIGKDQSLSPERRAVDASPKLEKQVGSDYEASPRENGNGKNSASPIAGGEESPAQDRSPIDDEPELNRSSPKGSESP; encoded by the exons ATGAAGCGCGACTACGCCTTTGTT GAATTTAGCGATCCTCGTGATGCTGATGACGCAAGATACTACTTAGATGGACGAGACTTCGATGGAAGTCGCATCACTGTCGAGGCTTCCAGAGGGGTTAGTTTGTTT GCTCCTCGTGGTTCTCGGGACGGTGGCAGCAGAGGTCCTCCTCCTGGTTCTGGTCGCTGTTTTAACTGTGGTGTTGATGGTCATTGGGCTAGAGACTGCACAGCAGGTGACTGGAAGAACAAATGTTACCGATGTGGTGAAAGAGGACACATTGAGAGAAACTGCAAGAACAGTCCTAGTCCTAAGAAGGCCAG GCGTGGTGGAAGCTACTCCAGGTCACCAGTTAAATCCCGCTCCCCTCGCCGCAGAAGAAGCCCAAGCCGTAGCCGTAGTTACAGCCGTGGTCGTAGCTACAG CCGTTCACGATCGCCagtgagaagagagagaagcgTGGAGGATAGATCACTCAGTCCCAAGGCAATGGAGCGATCCGTATCTCCCATAGGCAAAGACCAAAGCCTTAGTCCAGAGCGAAGAGCCGTAGATGCAAGCCCAAAACTAGAAAAGCAAGTTGGGTCGGACTATGAAGCCAGCCCAAGGGAGAATGGTAATGGCAAGAACTCTGCGAGTCCTATTGCGGGAGGTGAAGAAAGTCCTGCTCAAGACAGGAGCCCCATTGATGATGAGCCTGAGCTTAACCGTTCTTCCCCTAAAGGCAGCGAGTCACCGTGA
- the LOC108861984 gene encoding UDP-glucuronic acid decarboxylase 1 — MKQLHKQMSSKRDDDTIPMSQSSPYSPKALKHPRSLPRSLNYLFREQRLLFILVGILIGSTFFILQPSLSRLSPAESTSLITTRSVSSSPSRMSFNYGGGGSKTGRVPVGIGPRRLRIVVTGGAGFVGSHLVDKLIGRGDEVIVIDNFFTGRKENLVHLFSNPRFELIRHDVVEPILLEVDQIYHLACPASPVHYKYNPVKTIKTNVMGTLNMLGLAKRVGARFLLTSTSEVYGDPLEHPQKETYWGNVNPIGERSCYDEGKRTAETLAMDYHRGAGVEVRIARIFNTYGPRMCLDDGRVVSNFVAQTIRKHPMTVYGDGKQTRSFQYVSDLVDGLVALMENDHVGPFNLGNPGEFTMLELAEVVKEVIDSSATIEFRPNTADDPHKRKPDISKAKELLNWEPKISLRDGLPRMVSDFRNRILNEDEGKGL, encoded by the exons ATGAAGCAGCTTCACAAGCAAATGAGCTCGAAGCGCGACGACGATACGATCCCCATGAGCCAATCGTCTCCTTACTCTCCCAAGGCCTTAAAGCACCCCAGATCTCTCCCCAGATCGCTCAACTACCTCTTCCGCGAACAGAGACTCCTCTTCATCCTCGTCGGGATCTTGATCGGATCAACCTTCTTCATCCTCCAGCCTTCTCTCTCCCGCCTATCCCCCGCCGAGTCCACCTCCCTCATCACCACCAGATCCGTCTCCAGCTCGCCTTCCAGGATGAGTTTCAACTACGGCGGTGGAGGTAGTAAAACCGGCCGCGTTCCCGTCGGTATCGGACCGCGGAGGCTGAGGATCGTCGTCACCGGGGGAGCTGGATTCGTCGGGAGCCACCTCGTGGATAAGCTTATAGGGAGGGGAGATGAGGTGATCGTGATCGATAACTTCTTCACGGGGAGGAAGGAGAATCTGGTTCATCTGTTCTCGAATCCGAGGTTTGAGCTCATTCGTCACGATGTGGTTGAGCCGATACTCCTCGAGGTTGATCAGATTTACCATTTGGCTTGCCCTGCTTCACCTGTTCACTACAAGTATAATCCTGTCAAGACTATC AAGACGAATGTAATGGGAACACTCAATATGTTGGGACTTGCAAAGAGAGTTGGAGCAAGGTTTCTGCTCACCAGCACAAGTGAAGTCTATGGAGATCCTCTTGAGCATCCACAGAAGGAGACGTATTGGGGCAATGTGAATCCAATTG gtGAAAGGAGTTGCTATGATGAAGGAAAGCGTACTGCTGAAACTCTGGCCATGGATTATCACCGAGGTGCAGGTGTCGAG gTTAGAATTGCTCGTATTTTCAACACCTATGGACCCCGAATGTGCCTCGACGATGGGCGTGTTGTTAGTAACTTTGTTGCACAG ACTATACGCAAACATCCGATGACTGTGTATGGTGATGGAAAACAAACTCGAAGCTTTCAGTATGTTTCCGACTTG GTGGATGGACTTGTAGCGTTAATGGAAAACGATCACGTAGGACCTTTCAATCTTGGTAACCCAGGGGAATTCACAATGCTTGAGCTTGCAGAG GTGGTTAAGGAGGTGATTGACTCGAGCGCAACTATAGAGTTCAGACCGAACACAGCGGATGATCCTCACAAGAGAAAACCAGACATAAGCAAAGCAAAGGAACTTCTGAACTGGGAACCAAAGATCTCTCTGCGTGATGGTCTGCCTCGTATGGTAAGTGACTTCCGTAACCGAATCTTGAACGAAGACGAAGGCAAAGGTCTCTAA
- the LOC108861985 gene encoding protein SODIUM POTASSIUM ROOT DEFECTIVE 3: MKGTMFCASQASTATVNHDERSVMARAIDRHNPIIKDGRRSFTAPCSSGDDYIEPYRQLSKITRIPSSPSPSVEGKMVQVEKGRKSTSGSLLKLLSSSDNISLARKSFGCFDVTKSTPAGSTRYLLGTDAVTLSGSSTGKDVFVTEEGEPSEARKSSGAAVEEKKKKTSSGSDQQVVVLRVSLHCQCRGCEGKVKKHLSRMQGVTSFNIDLASKKVTVTGDITPLQVLGCLSKVKNAQFWTPPPPSSLSSTNPEN, translated from the exons atgaaaggCACTATGTTTTGTGCATCACAAGCATCGACGGCTACGGTTAACCACGACGAACGGAGCGTCATGGCACGAGCCATCGACCGTCATAATCCCATCATCAAAGATGGTAGGAGATCTTTCACGGCACCGTGCTCTTCCGGCGACGACTACATTGAACCGTACCGTCAGCTTTCGAAAATTACGAGAATACCCTCATCCCCTTCCCCCTCCGTTGAAGGGAAGATGGTTCAGGTGGAGAAGGGAAGGAAGAGTACTTCAGGGTCGTTGTTGAAGCTACTTAGTAGTAGTGATAATATTAGCTTAGCTAGGAAGAGTTTTGGCTGTTTTGACGTTACCAAAAGTACCCCAGCTGGCTCTACTAGGTATCTTCTGGGGACCGACGCGGTTACTTTATCCGGTTCTTCTACGGGTAAGGATGTGTTTGTAACGGAGGAAGGTGAACCTTCCGAGGCAAGAAAAAGCTCTGGTGCTGCagtggaagagaagaagaagaagacttctTCTGGTTCAGACCAGCAG GTGGTTGTTCTGAGAGTGTCTCTTCACTGTCAGTGCAGAGGCTGTGAAGGCAAAGTGAAGAAACATCTATCTAGAATGCAAG GTGTGACATCCTTCAACATAGATTTGGCCTCAAAGAAGGTGACTGTGACTGGAGACATCACTCCCTTACAAGTATTGGGTTGCCTCTCAAAGGTCAAAAATGCCCAGTTCTGGACACCACCACCTCCATCATCACTCTCAAGTACCAATCCGGAGAACTAA